The genomic region AGAGATATTGGCAGTTTTGAACCGTCACCAGGTCGATACATCGAAATGTCTTCAAATTGGCGACCGCATTGGTTCTTATTTTCTGTTATCGGCAAATGGATTGACGAAAGGTGAAGTAATTTACGACCGCAAATACTCCAGTTTTTCGCAATTGAAGGCTGATGACCTTGACTTCGATGTCCTGTTTGAGGATGTAGATTGGCTGCATTGGACGGCATTGACACCAGCATTGAACCAGGAAATGGCCGATGTGATGTTAAAGGTATTGCAAGCGGCTAGCGAACGCAATATTTATATCTCTGTCGATTTAAACTACCGCAATAGACTTTGGCAGTATGGCAAAAACCCATTGGAGATTATGCCAGACTTATTGGCTTATTGCCATGTTATTATGGGAAATATTTGGGCTACGCATACCATGGTTGGAATCGCTGTTCCCGAGGGTTTAGACAGGAATACGGAGAAAGAAGTTTTGGTAGAAGCCTCAACAGTATCCGCTGCTGCTTTGTTCGAAAAATATACTAGATTGGAACATATTGCCAATACCTTTAGGTTTATGGATAATCCTACGCATAATTTGTTTTTTGGCACCTATCATTCCCGAACGGATAATGCCGTATCGCAGACTTATGAAACCAATGCGATTGTCGATCGTATCGGTAGTGGCGATGCATTTATGGCTGGGTTGATTCATGCATTACGAAAAACCCAGCAGGCGCAGGAAATAATAGATATCGCAACGGGCGCAGGCTATGAGAAGCTGTTCGTAGACGGCGATTTTGGAAATGGAAAATACTAAGAAGATGCAGATCGATCAAATTATAGAGAAAATCAAAGCATATCCCGTGATCCCGGTATTTTATCACGATGATGTGGAAGTATGTAAACAAGTACTCAAAGCTTGTTATGATGGCGGCATACGAGTTTTTGAATTCGTTAACCGTGGCAAAAACGCTGAGGCTAACTTTAAAGCTTTGGTAGACTATAAGAAAGATGCAATGCCGGAATTGACATTGGGTATCGGCACCATCCTCGACCGTGCGGCTGCAGAAAGTTTTCTGGCGCTGGGTACTGAGTTCTTAGTAAGCCCGATCTTTGTCGCAGAACTTGCAGAAATAGCAAAAGCAAACAATTGCTTATGGATTCCCGGCTGTATGACGCCCACAGAAATTGCAAATGCCATGTTCGCAGGTTGCGGATTTGTCAAGCTATTCCCGGGTGAAACTTTAGGTACTGGATTCTTAAAAGGTATCAAGCCTCTATTCCCCACCATGAAGTTTATGCCGACCGGTGGTGTGGATGTGGAAGAGAGCAATATTAAGAATTGGTTCGCAGCAGGTGTTACCTCGGTAGGTATGGGCTCCAAATTGTTTAAACAACAGGATGGAGAATATAATCTCGAAGAAATTAGTGCAAACTGTAGAAAGGTTTTAGGCTGGGCAACAGCCTAAAACTTATAAAGATACTTCGGAGATAGAATGATGCGCCATGATGACGTTTTCGAAGTTTCTGATATTTCCCTTATCAATCAGAACCTCCAATACCAACACCAAGCCTTCCTTGTTCAAGGTCTGTGATTTGATCTTTAACTGTTTGGTCAGCGGACGAATATCGTTGATAAAGCTATCCTTCTCAGAGAGTTGATGTGCATCAAACTTAACGGTCACAATCTTCACTAAATTCCGTAACACATAACGATTTAAGATGGGGCCGGAAATAATGATCGAGAAGCAAGCGCCTAAGAACAGAATCGCCGTGATGAACATGCCGAATCCTATTGCCATCCCCACTGCTGCCGACATCCAAATAATACTTGCTGTTGTCAATCCATTAACATTAACGCCATCTTTGAAGATAACACCTGCCCCCAAGAAGCCAATACCCGAAACGACATAGGATGCTATCCGGGTCGCGTCTTCAGAGTCCCCTGCGCCAAGCTTCATCGATAATATCGAGAATAAGGTACTTCCCAAACAAATAATAGAAATCGTCTTGAATCCTGCGGACTTATCTTTCCATTCGCGCTCAAAGCCTAACAGGAAGCCCGCCCCCAACGATAAAAACGCTTTGAACAAATCATTCCAGTCAAAAATAAATTGATCTGTGATCATTTCAATATTCATATATAGTCTTACCCTTCTATTTAATTCCAAATCTACTTAACATTAAATAAATATTAAATACATATTGTTCTGTACAAGCTAGATTTAGATGTGATTTTTTTATAAAAGAAAATGGTCTGGACTCCAAAGGAATCCAGACCATTATTTCTTGTCATGCCTAAGGCATGTCTATTGTTAATTACTAGTCTTCTTCTTTCGAAGCTAATAATTGATCATACTCTTCACGAGAACCTACGATGATGTTGCTGTACTGACGCAAACCGGTACCTGAAGGAATCAAGTGACCAACAATTACGTTTTCTTTCAAGCCTAACAAGTTATCGCGTTTACCTGCGATCGCTGCCTCATTCAATACTTTCGTAGTTTCCTGGAAGGAAGCTGCTGAGATGAATGATTTAGTACCTAGGGACGCTCTTGTGATACCTTGTAATAAAGGACTTGATGTTGCAGGGATAGCATCACGTACTTCCACTAACTTCATATCCTGACGTCTTAGGCTAGAGTTTTCCTCACGCAATTTACGTAAAGTAACGATCTGACCCGGACGTAATGTTTTAGAATCACCCGCTTCAACAACAACTTTTTTGTCGTATAATGAATCGTTTTCTTCCATGAAGTCCCATTTGTTTACTGCTTCTTTTTCTAAGAAACGTGTATCTCCTGGATCCTCGATATTCACTTTCTGCATCATTTGGTGAACGATAGTTTCAAAGTGCTTATCGTTGATTTTTACCCCTTGAAGGCGGTAAACCTCTTGGATACCATTTACGATATATTCTTGTACTGCCGCAGGACCTTTGATCGATAAGATGTCTGAAGGAGAAATCTGACCGTCAGATAATGGCATACCTGCTTTAATAAAGTCGTTATCTTGAACTAAGATGTGCTTAGAAAGTGGTACTAAGTATTTCTTAACCTGACCGTCACGAGACTCGATAGAAATCTCACGGTTACCACGTTTAACACCACCTAAAGAAACAACACCATCAATTTCAGTTACAACAGCTGGGTTTGAAGGATTACGAGCCTCGAACAACTCCGTTACACGAGGAAGACCACCCGTAATATCTCGGGTCTTACCTGTAGAACGAGGGATCTTAACCAATACCGCACCTTCTTTAACTTTCTGTCCATCAGAAACTGATACGTGAGCTCCTACCGGGATATTGTATGAACGAATGATCTCGCCTTTGTTATCCAATACCTTGATTGTAGGGTTTTTCGTTTTATCACGTGTTTCGATAATTACTTTCTCTTTGTGACCTGTTTGTTCATCAGATTCTTCACGGAAAGTCACACCTTCGATAATCGCATCGAATTCTACCTTACCCGCAAACTCAGAGATAATTACCGCGTTATATGGATCCCAGTCAACTAGTTTAGTACCTTTTTCTACGTTCTCACCTTCTTTAACGAATAAGTTCGAACCGTAAGGGATGATTTGTTGGTAAAGTACTTTGTTGTCAGCATTTACAACTTTAATCTCACCTGAACGACCTAATACTACTTGGTATGGACCATCTTCACCTTCTTTTTCTACTGTACGTACGTTTTCAAATTCGATACGTCCGTCGTATTTAGCGATGATAGTAGATTCAGCAGCAATGTTCGAAGCCGTACCACCGACGTGGAACGTACGAAGTGTTAACTGCGTACCTGGCTCACCGATTGACTGTGCAGCAATTACACCAACAGCCTCACCTAATTGAACACGCTTACCTGATGCTAAGTTACGACCGTAACAACAAGCACATACTCCACGCTTAGATTCACATGTTAATACCGAACGAATTTCTACACCTTCGATACCTGCATTTTCAATTGCTTCCGCAACTTCTTCTGTGATATCTTCATTTGCAGCAACAATTACCTCGTTAGTAACAGGGTCGATAACATCGTTCAGCGGCGTACGACCTAAGATACGGTCATATAATGGCTCAACGATATCGTCGTTATCTTTAAGTGCTGTAGTGTAGATACCACGTAAACCGTTACAATCTTGTTCTACAACAATCATATCTTGTGCTACGTCATGTAAACGACGAGTTAAGTAACCCGCATCCGCCGTTTTTAACGCCGTATCCGCAAGACCTTTACGCGCACCGTGGGTAGAGATAAAGTACTCTAATACCGATAATCCTTCTTTAAAGTTAGATAAGATAGGGTTTTCGATAATCTCACCACCTGAAGTACCAGACTTCTGAGGTTTCGCCATCAAACCACGCATACCACATAACTGACGGATCTGCTCCTTAGAACCACGAGCTCCTGAATCCAACATCATGTAAACTGAGTTGAAACCTTGGTTGTCGTTCGAAAGGATATCCATTACGTGTGCTGTCAAACGGTTGTTGATACGAGTCCAGATATCGATAATCTGGTTGTAACGCTCGTTGTTTGTAATGAAACCCATGTTATAGTTGTTCATTACTTCCTCAACTTCGTTTGTAGCTTGAGTAATAAGGTCTGCTTTAGCAGCAGGAATATTTAAGTCTTGCAAGTTAAATGACAAACCGCCTTTGAAAGCCGTTTGGAATCCTAACTCTTTCATATCATCTAAGAACTTCGCTGCACGAGCCATACCTGTGCTCTTCACGATCTCTCCGATGACATTACGCAATGACTTCTTAGTCAACAATTCATTGATGTAACCTACTTCTTCTGGTACGATCTGGTTAAAGATTACACGTCCAACAGTAGTATCGATGATTGCTTCTTTGATTTCACCTTCTTTTGTTCTGATGTTCGTCTTAACCTTGATGAACGAGTGAAGATCTACTTTCTTCTCATTTAAAGCGATAATAACCTCTTCTGCTGAGTAGAATGTACTTCCTTCACCGTGCATTTTACGGCTGTCATCCGATTTACGGCCTTTAGTAATATAGTAAAGACCCAATACCATGTCTTGAGATGGTACTGTAACTGGTGAGCCGTTTGCAGGGTTAAGAATGTTGTGTGCTGCCAACATTAAGATTTGGGCTTCCAAGATCGCAGCATTACCTAATGGTAAGTGAACCGCCATCTGGTCACCGTCGAAATCGGCGTTGAACGCTGTACACACTAATGGGTGTAATTGGATCGCTTTACCCTCTACTAACG from Sphingobacterium sp. BN32 harbors:
- a CDS encoding MgtC/SapB family protein, with amino-acid sequence MITDQFIFDWNDLFKAFLSLGAGFLLGFEREWKDKSAGFKTISIICLGSTLFSILSMKLGAGDSEDATRIASYVVSGIGFLGAGVIFKDGVNVNGLTTASIIWMSAAVGMAIGFGMFITAILFLGACFSIIISGPILNRYVLRNLVKIVTVKFDAHQLSEKDSFINDIRPLTKQLKIKSQTLNKEGLVLVLEVLIDKGNIRNFENVIMAHHSISEVSL
- the rpoC gene encoding DNA-directed RNA polymerase subunit beta', coding for MSYKKDNKIKSNFTSITISLASPETILERSSGEVTKPETINYRTYKPERDGLFCERIFGPVKDYECHCGKYKRIRYKGIVCDRCGVEVTEKKVRRERMGHINLVVPVAHIWYFRSLPNKIGYLLGLPTKKLDMIIYYERYVVIQPGIKEDDGISYMDFLTEEEYLDILDTLPKENQYLDDTDPQKFVAKMGAEALEDLLKRLDLDQLSYDLRHQAANETSQQRKNEALKRLHVVEAFRGANDHIENRPEWMIVKIVPIIPPELRPLVPLDGGRFATSDLNDLYRRVIIRNNRLKRLIEIKAPEVILRNEKRMLQEAVDSLFDNSRKVNAVKTEGNRALKSLSDILKGKQGRFRQNLLGKRVDYSARSVIVVGPHLKLHECGLPKDMAAELYKPFIIRKMIERGIVKTVKSAKKIVDRKDPVVWDILENVLKGHPVLLNRAPTLHRLGIQAFQPTLVEGKAIQLHPLVCTAFNADFDGDQMAVHLPLGNAAILEAQILMLAAHNILNPANGSPVTVPSQDMVLGLYYITKGRKSDDSRKMHGEGSTFYSAEEVIIALNEKKVDLHSFIKVKTNIRTKEGEIKEAIIDTTVGRVIFNQIVPEEVGYINELLTKKSLRNVIGEIVKSTGMARAAKFLDDMKELGFQTAFKGGLSFNLQDLNIPAAKADLITQATNEVEEVMNNYNMGFITNNERYNQIIDIWTRINNRLTAHVMDILSNDNQGFNSVYMMLDSGARGSKEQIRQLCGMRGLMAKPQKSGTSGGEIIENPILSNFKEGLSVLEYFISTHGARKGLADTALKTADAGYLTRRLHDVAQDMIVVEQDCNGLRGIYTTALKDNDDIVEPLYDRILGRTPLNDVIDPVTNEVIVAANEDITEEVAEAIENAGIEGVEIRSVLTCESKRGVCACCYGRNLASGKRVQLGEAVGVIAAQSIGEPGTQLTLRTFHVGGTASNIAAESTIIAKYDGRIEFENVRTVEKEGEDGPYQVVLGRSGEIKVVNADNKVLYQQIIPYGSNLFVKEGENVEKGTKLVDWDPYNAVIISEFAGKVEFDAIIEGVTFREESDEQTGHKEKVIIETRDKTKNPTIKVLDNKGEIIRSYNIPVGAHVSVSDGQKVKEGAVLVKIPRSTGKTRDITGGLPRVTELFEARNPSNPAVVTEIDGVVSLGGVKRGNREISIESRDGQVKKYLVPLSKHILVQDNDFIKAGMPLSDGQISPSDILSIKGPAAVQEYIVNGIQEVYRLQGVKINDKHFETIVHQMMQKVNIEDPGDTRFLEKEAVNKWDFMEENDSLYDKKVVVEAGDSKTLRPGQIVTLRKLREENSSLRRQDMKLVEVRDAIPATSSPLLQGITRASLGTKSFISAASFQETTKVLNEAAIAGKRDNLLGLKENVIVGHLIPSGTGLRQYSNIIVGSREEYDQLLASKEED
- a CDS encoding bifunctional 4-hydroxy-2-oxoglutarate aldolase/2-dehydro-3-deoxy-phosphogluconate aldolase: MENTKKMQIDQIIEKIKAYPVIPVFYHDDVEVCKQVLKACYDGGIRVFEFVNRGKNAEANFKALVDYKKDAMPELTLGIGTILDRAAAESFLALGTEFLVSPIFVAELAEIAKANNCLWIPGCMTPTEIANAMFAGCGFVKLFPGETLGTGFLKGIKPLFPTMKFMPTGGVDVEESNIKNWFAAGVTSVGMGSKLFKQQDGEYNLEEISANCRKVLGWATA
- a CDS encoding sugar kinase; translated protein: MPHVLSFGEILIRQQSVGDSFFGNQENLLRIYPGGSEANVACSLGQMGTPVQYASAFPNNKLSEEILAVLNRHQVDTSKCLQIGDRIGSYFLLSANGLTKGEVIYDRKYSSFSQLKADDLDFDVLFEDVDWLHWTALTPALNQEMADVMLKVLQAASERNIYISVDLNYRNRLWQYGKNPLEIMPDLLAYCHVIMGNIWATHTMVGIAVPEGLDRNTEKEVLVEASTVSAAALFEKYTRLEHIANTFRFMDNPTHNLFFGTYHSRTDNAVSQTYETNAIVDRIGSGDAFMAGLIHALRKTQQAQEIIDIATGAGYEKLFVDGDFGNGKY